The following are encoded together in the Xanthomonas sacchari genome:
- a CDS encoding DUF1624 domain-containing protein encodes MPPAASVSAAPASFALPAAATANARLASIDLLRGTVMLLMLLDHVRETFYLHHPVGDPMQVEGTAPALFVARTLAHLCAPVFVFLTGLSAWLSASRQADGRAAAARFLLKRGLFLIVLELTLVNLAWSGAFPPQALYLQVIWAIGLSMLALAALLWLPRPALALLGAALVAGHHLLDAVQVQGDGPLAAAWAVLHDRRWLELGDLRLRTSYPVLPWIGVIALGYAAGPWYGVAADPAQRQQRLLAWGLGALAGFHLLRWHNGYGDAPWQAQDDLAHTAMSFFNVTKYPPSLQFLLLTLGVGLLLLRLYEHPAVARRLAPLAAIGAAPMFFYLLHLYVLKLAYLAALALWGANHGAVFGVDSVAALWAIAAALGLALYWPTAAFARLKARRRDQAWLRYF; translated from the coding sequence ATGCCACCCGCTGCTTCCGTTTCCGCCGCGCCCGCATCCTTCGCCCTGCCCGCCGCTGCCACGGCCAACGCACGCCTGGCCTCGATCGACCTGCTGCGCGGCACGGTGATGCTGCTGATGCTGCTCGACCACGTGCGCGAGACCTTCTACCTGCACCATCCGGTCGGCGACCCGATGCAGGTGGAAGGCACCGCGCCGGCGTTGTTCGTCGCGCGCACCCTGGCCCACCTGTGCGCGCCGGTGTTCGTGTTCCTGACCGGCCTGTCGGCGTGGCTGTCTGCGTCCAGGCAGGCCGACGGGCGCGCGGCGGCCGCCCGTTTCCTGCTCAAGCGCGGCCTGTTCCTGATCGTGCTGGAGCTGACCCTGGTCAACCTGGCCTGGAGCGGCGCCTTCCCGCCGCAGGCGCTGTACCTGCAGGTGATCTGGGCGATCGGCCTGAGCATGCTCGCGCTGGCCGCGTTGCTGTGGCTGCCGCGGCCGGCGCTGGCCCTGCTGGGCGCGGCGCTGGTTGCCGGCCATCACCTGCTGGACGCCGTGCAGGTGCAGGGCGACGGCCCGCTCGCGGCCGCCTGGGCGGTGCTGCACGACCGGCGCTGGCTGGAACTGGGCGATCTGCGCCTGCGCACCTCGTATCCGGTGCTGCCGTGGATCGGGGTGATCGCGCTCGGCTACGCCGCCGGCCCCTGGTACGGCGTTGCCGCCGACCCGGCGCAACGCCAGCAGCGCCTGCTGGCCTGGGGGCTGGGCGCGCTGGCCGGCTTCCACCTGCTGCGCTGGCACAACGGCTACGGCGATGCGCCCTGGCAGGCGCAGGACGACCTCGCGCATACCGCGATGAGCTTCTTCAACGTCACCAAGTACCCGCCTTCGCTGCAGTTCCTGCTGCTGACCCTGGGCGTGGGCCTGCTGTTGCTGCGCCTGTACGAACACCCCGCCGTGGCGCGCAGGCTGGCGCCACTGGCGGCGATCGGCGCGGCGCCGATGTTCTTCTACCTGCTGCATCTATACGTGCTCAAGCTCGCCTACCTGGCCGCGCTGGCGCTGTGGGGCGCCAACCACGGCGCCGTCTTCGGCGTGGACAGCGTGGCCGCGCTGTGGGCGATCGCCGCGGCGCTGGGGCTGGCCCTGTACTGGCCCACCGCCGCGTTCGCGCGGCTCAAGGCGCGGCGCCGCGACCAGGCCTGGCTGCGCTACTTCTAG
- a CDS encoding nucleoside deaminase, which yields MLTTPDYRALLDTAIAEARQGLAEGGIPIGAALYHRDGRLLGCGHNRRVQEGDPSVHGETDAFRKAGRQRRYKDTIMVTTLAPCWYCSGLVRQFNIGTVVVGESVTFQGGIDWLRESGVEVIDLHSQECIDLLGGFIAAHPDVWNEDIGED from the coding sequence ATGCTGACCACGCCCGACTACCGCGCCCTGCTCGACACCGCCATCGCCGAAGCCCGCCAGGGCCTGGCCGAGGGCGGCATCCCGATCGGCGCTGCCCTGTACCACCGCGACGGCCGCCTGCTCGGCTGCGGCCACAACCGCCGCGTGCAGGAAGGCGACCCGTCCGTGCACGGCGAGACCGACGCCTTCCGCAAGGCCGGCCGCCAGCGCCGCTACAAGGACACCATCATGGTCACCACCCTGGCGCCGTGCTGGTACTGCAGCGGCCTGGTGCGGCAGTTCAACATCGGCACGGTGGTGGTCGGCGAATCGGTGACCTTCCAGGGCGGCATCGACTGGCTGCGCGAGAGCGGCGTGGAGGTCATCGACCTGCACAGCCAGGAATGCATCGACCTGCTCGGCGGCTTCATCGCCGCGCACCCGGACGTGTGGAACGAGGACATCGGCGAGGACTGA
- the ubiE gene encoding bifunctional demethylmenaquinone methyltransferase/2-methoxy-6-polyprenyl-1,4-benzoquinol methylase UbiE, translating into MSESPYKTGTTHFGFRDVAAKDKQKLVGEVFTSVAGNYDLMNDLMSMGIHRVWKRYFVATAQVKPGDRVLDLAGGTGDIAALLKDRVGADGEIVLGDINAGMLSVGRDRLTNRGLVAGLDYVQCNAEALPFPDQSFDLVTIAFGLRNVTDKDAALREMYRVLKVGGQARVLEFSEVTADWFKPLYDFHSFKVLPRLGKLFARDADSYQYLAESIRKHPPQDALKGMMEEAGFARSHYKNLTGGIVAIHSGYKV; encoded by the coding sequence ATGAGCGAATCCCCCTACAAGACCGGTACCACCCATTTCGGCTTCCGCGACGTCGCCGCCAAGGACAAGCAGAAGCTGGTCGGCGAGGTCTTCACCTCGGTCGCCGGCAACTACGACCTGATGAACGACCTGATGAGCATGGGCATCCATCGGGTCTGGAAGCGCTATTTCGTCGCCACCGCGCAGGTCAAGCCGGGCGACCGCGTGCTCGACCTGGCCGGCGGCACCGGCGACATCGCCGCGCTGCTGAAGGACCGGGTCGGCGCCGACGGTGAGATCGTGCTGGGCGACATCAACGCCGGCATGCTCTCGGTGGGCCGCGACCGCCTCACCAACCGCGGCCTGGTCGCGGGCCTGGACTATGTGCAGTGCAACGCCGAGGCGCTGCCGTTCCCGGACCAGAGCTTCGACCTGGTGACCATTGCCTTCGGCCTGCGCAACGTCACCGACAAGGACGCGGCGCTGCGCGAGATGTACCGCGTGCTCAAGGTCGGCGGCCAGGCGCGGGTGCTGGAGTTCTCCGAAGTCACCGCTGACTGGTTCAAGCCGCTGTACGACTTCCATTCGTTCAAGGTGTTGCCGCGCCTGGGCAAGCTGTTCGCCAGGGACGCCGACAGCTATCAGTACCTGGCCGAGAGTATCCGCAAGCATCCGCCGCAGGACGCGCTGAAGGGGATGATGGAAGAGGCCGGCTTCGCCCGCAGCCACTACAAGAATCTCACCGGTGGGATCGTGGCGAT